From Bacillus pumilus, one genomic window encodes:
- the treP gene encoding PTS system trehalose-specific EIIBC component — protein sequence MADYQAAADQIVKAIGGKENIDQATHCVTRLRFVLKDEGKVDEKALEQIEEVKGSFSANGQYQVVIGQGVVNRVYAEMVKQTGIGEATKEDVKRASDQKLNPLQRAVKTLADIFIPILPAIVTAGLLMGINNILTAPDIFFDQKSIVDVYPAWADLANMINLIAGTAFTFLPALIGWSAVKRFGGNPLLGMVLGLMLVHPDLLNAWGYGAAEKSGEIPVWNLFGLEVQKVGYQGQVLPILVASYLLAKLELFITKRTPESIQLLVVAPITLLVIGFLSFIVIGPVTFAIGNVLTSGLVAVFQQFAALGGLLYGGLYAALVITGMHHTFLAVDIQLINSKLHGTFLWPMLALSNIAQGSAALAMMFVLKDEKQKGLSLTSSISAYLGITEPAMFGVNLRYRFPFIFALISSGLAGMFIASQGVLASSVGVGGIPGIFSIIPKYWGAFAIGMVIVLIVPFIGTLLYAKLKKKKDVSQELN from the coding sequence ATGGCTGATTATCAGGCAGCAGCAGATCAGATTGTGAAAGCCATCGGCGGCAAAGAAAATATTGATCAAGCAACACATTGTGTGACAAGGCTGCGCTTTGTACTGAAAGATGAAGGAAAGGTTGACGAGAAAGCACTTGAACAAATAGAAGAAGTGAAGGGATCTTTCTCAGCGAACGGTCAATACCAAGTTGTGATCGGCCAAGGGGTCGTCAATCGAGTATATGCTGAAATGGTGAAACAGACAGGCATTGGGGAAGCCACAAAAGAGGACGTTAAGCGTGCCTCTGATCAAAAATTAAATCCATTGCAGCGTGCTGTGAAAACGCTTGCGGATATCTTTATTCCGATTCTTCCTGCCATCGTCACAGCCGGTTTATTAATGGGGATTAATAATATTTTAACAGCTCCAGATATTTTCTTTGATCAAAAATCGATTGTGGATGTGTATCCGGCATGGGCTGATTTAGCGAATATGATCAACTTGATTGCAGGCACTGCCTTCACATTTCTGCCCGCATTAATCGGCTGGTCAGCAGTGAAGCGGTTTGGGGGAAATCCGCTCTTAGGGATGGTCCTTGGGCTGATGCTCGTACACCCAGACTTATTAAATGCGTGGGGCTATGGAGCGGCTGAAAAGTCCGGTGAGATTCCTGTCTGGAATTTGTTTGGACTTGAAGTGCAAAAGGTAGGCTATCAAGGGCAGGTTCTTCCGATACTCGTCGCCTCCTATTTACTTGCAAAGCTCGAATTATTCATCACAAAACGGACACCTGAAAGCATTCAGCTGTTAGTGGTTGCACCGATTACGTTATTAGTCATTGGCTTTTTATCCTTTATCGTCATTGGACCTGTTACATTTGCAATCGGTAACGTTTTAACATCTGGACTTGTGGCTGTATTCCAGCAGTTCGCAGCACTTGGCGGTCTATTATACGGCGGATTGTACGCTGCATTAGTGATTACAGGGATGCACCATACGTTCCTCGCTGTCGATATTCAATTGATTAATTCCAAACTGCATGGCACGTTTCTATGGCCGATGCTCGCACTGTCTAATATCGCACAAGGATCAGCCGCACTCGCGATGATGTTTGTTTTAAAAGATGAAAAGCAAAAGGGGCTCTCACTGACATCAAGTATTTCCGCTTACTTAGGAATTACCGAGCCAGCGATGTTTGGCGTCAACCTGCGCTATCGATTCCCATTTATTTTTGCACTCATTAGCTCTGGTTTAGCTGGTATGTTTATCGCCTCTCAAGGGGTGCTGGCAAGCTCAGTTGGTGTTGGAGGCATTCCAGGAATCTTCTCCATTATCCCGAAATATTGGGGCGCATTTGCGATAGGGATGGTCATTGTACTCATCGTCCCGTTCATTGGAACCCTTTTGTATGCAAAGCTAAAAAAGAAGAAAGATGTTTCACAAGAACTTAACTAG
- the treC gene encoding alpha,alpha-phosphotrehalase — protein MKQQTNEPWWKKAVVYQIYPKSFLDTTGSGTGDINGVTKKLDYIKQLGADCIWLTPMYESPQHDNGYDISDYTKIHDMYGTMADFEHMLKEAHDRGIRVIMDLAVNHTSIFHEWFQASRESKDHPYRDYYIWKEPKADGSPPNDWQSKFGGPAWELDEATGEYYLHLYDVTQADLNWEKDEVRRQVYDIMHFWFDKGIDGFRLDVINNISKDQRFLDDAGQSVQGDGRMYYTDGPRIHEFLHEMNQEVFSKYDSMTVGEMSSTNITDCIRYTRPDRQELDMTFNFHHLKVDYPNGEKWALAPFDFQELKSILSEWQTKMHEGGGWNALFWCNHDQPRIVSRYGDDETYHQQSAKMLATTIHLMQGTPYIYQGEEIGMKNPRFEDISSYRDIESLNMYEAMLEKGKSKEEALAILQVKSRDNARTPMQWTSEKNAGFSKGTPWIEPANNDISVEASLKDKTSIFYHYQALCRLRKELDVITYGSFTLLLADDPKVFAYVRESDEEKLLVINHFYAGETDFTLPDELVQAIDEMEGQVLLSNYEDVPADMKGFTLRPYESIVYHLTKR, from the coding sequence TTGAAACAACAAACAAACGAACCGTGGTGGAAAAAAGCGGTGGTCTATCAAATTTACCCGAAGAGCTTTTTAGATACAACGGGCTCAGGTACAGGCGATATCAATGGTGTGACAAAAAAGCTTGATTATATCAAACAGCTGGGGGCGGATTGTATTTGGCTGACGCCAATGTATGAGTCCCCGCAGCATGACAACGGCTATGATATTAGTGACTATACAAAAATCCATGACATGTACGGCACAATGGCGGATTTTGAACACATGCTGAAAGAAGCCCATGATCGAGGCATACGAGTCATCATGGATTTAGCCGTCAATCATACATCCATTTTCCATGAGTGGTTTCAAGCCTCACGCGAGTCAAAGGATCATCCTTATCGAGATTATTATATTTGGAAGGAGCCTAAAGCAGACGGATCACCGCCGAATGATTGGCAGTCAAAATTTGGCGGTCCAGCCTGGGAGCTAGATGAAGCAACGGGAGAGTATTATCTTCATTTATACGATGTCACACAGGCGGATCTCAATTGGGAAAAGGATGAGGTGCGCAGGCAAGTATATGACATCATGCATTTTTGGTTTGATAAAGGAATTGATGGATTCAGGCTGGATGTCATCAACAACATCTCGAAAGATCAACGCTTCTTAGATGACGCCGGACAGTCTGTGCAAGGAGACGGCCGGATGTATTATACGGATGGCCCAAGAATTCATGAGTTTCTGCATGAAATGAATCAAGAGGTTTTTTCGAAATATGACAGCATGACAGTCGGGGAAATGTCTTCAACGAATATCACAGACTGCATTCGGTATACAAGACCGGATCGGCAGGAGCTGGATATGACGTTTAATTTCCATCATTTAAAGGTCGATTATCCAAACGGAGAAAAATGGGCCCTCGCACCATTTGATTTTCAGGAATTGAAGTCGATTCTGTCCGAATGGCAGACGAAAATGCATGAGGGCGGCGGCTGGAATGCGCTCTTCTGGTGCAATCATGATCAGCCGCGTATCGTCTCAAGATACGGTGATGATGAAACGTACCATCAGCAATCAGCGAAGATGCTGGCGACTACCATTCATCTCATGCAAGGGACTCCGTATATTTATCAAGGTGAAGAAATTGGCATGAAGAATCCTCGGTTTGAGGACATATCGTCTTACCGCGATATTGAATCACTTAATATGTATGAAGCCATGCTTGAAAAAGGGAAATCAAAGGAAGAAGCACTCGCCATTTTACAGGTCAAGTCAAGAGATAATGCGAGAACACCGATGCAGTGGACCTCAGAAAAGAATGCAGGTTTCTCAAAAGGAACACCTTGGATTGAGCCAGCCAATAACGACATTTCGGTCGAAGCTTCATTAAAAGATAAGACATCTATTTTCTACCACTATCAAGCCCTTTGCAGGCTGCGTAAAGAACTTGACGTGATCACATATGGAAGCTTCACCTTACTCTTAGCAGATGACCCGAAGGTTTTTGCTTATGTGAGAGAAAGTGATGAGGAGAAGCTTCTTGTGATCAATCACTTTTACGCAGGAGAGACGGACTTTACGCTTCCTGATGAGCTTGTGCAGGCTATAGATGAGATGGAGGGGCAAGTGCTGTTATCCAATTATGAGGATGTACCGGCAGATATGAAGGGATTTACGTTGCGTCCATATGAGTCAATCGTTTATCATTTAACCAAACGCTAG
- the treR gene encoding trehalose operon repressor: protein MKENKFRVIYDQLARRIEQGDWQDKGILPSEHELSLMYDTSRETVRKALNILVQNGYIQKIRGKGSVLLNREKMQFPVSGLVSFKELSQTLGRMTVTTVHEFGLIKPDQYIQSQLKISGQEDVWEVIRSRNISGEEVILDKDYFLQKHVSVLSKDICEGSIYEYIEGELGVSISYAQKEFVVEPCTEEDAKYLDLNGFDHVVVVKNYVFLEDTSLFQYTESRHRLDRFRFVDFARREKVDRA, encoded by the coding sequence ATGAAAGAGAATAAGTTTCGAGTGATTTATGATCAGCTCGCAAGACGAATTGAACAAGGTGATTGGCAGGATAAAGGCATTCTGCCATCAGAGCATGAGCTGTCCTTGATGTACGATACGTCCCGTGAGACGGTGAGAAAGGCATTAAATATCCTTGTGCAAAATGGCTATATCCAAAAAATCCGCGGGAAAGGCTCTGTCTTGCTGAATCGTGAGAAAATGCAATTCCCAGTCTCGGGTCTCGTCAGCTTTAAAGAGCTTTCCCAAACACTTGGCCGAATGACCGTTACGACGGTTCACGAATTTGGTTTAATCAAACCGGATCAGTATATTCAGTCTCAGCTGAAAATAAGTGGGCAGGAGGATGTCTGGGAAGTCATCCGCTCTCGCAATATTAGCGGAGAAGAAGTGATTTTAGACAAGGATTACTTTTTGCAAAAGCATGTGTCAGTCTTGTCGAAGGACATATGCGAAGGGTCCATCTACGAGTATATTGAAGGAGAGCTCGGTGTATCAATCAGCTATGCCCAAAAGGAATTTGTGGTAGAGCCATGTACAGAAGAGGACGCCAAGTATCTTGATTTGAACGGGTTTGACCATGTCGTCGTCGTGAAAAATTACGTGTTCTTAGAGGATACAAGTTTATTTCAATACACGGAAAGCCGTCACCGATTAGACCGCTTCAGATTCGTCGATTTTGCAAGAAGAGAAAAAGTGGACAGAGCATAG